From the Oceanicaulis alexandrii DSM 11625 genome, one window contains:
- a CDS encoding DUF418 domain-containing protein: MRDRIRVLDALRGFAVLGLLIAHFPSTGGTNFAFSDPRLLGWTPWEMGLWGTQAVFIDAVMRGVFASLFGASMAIILSGSGDMLTRRAGFLVRCIGLLVLGVVHMSLLAWSSDILAIYAVAGMGVLVLSWLPPRYLFAFAAVGWAVVVAYAGYRDIATETPTYAEMMAVQAAHAEGYWPHVQASVETWIMMMTNASVLGRIAEAGGYMLLGLGLMRSGALNLSSQTLVRVVSIAGAAGVALAAGTAIHAALSGFVFDASLHPVMRFSKPFIVIAMLAGFVLAMRSELFAHVSKVIFEPVGKMALTAYMGSSLMMLWLFTGFGLELYGRFDRVALWGLMIPAGGFIIVACNLWLSRFKQGPMEKALRMFVDHGTALIAPVLRPRAKTLPAE; the protein is encoded by the coding sequence ATGCGAGATCGAATTCGGGTTCTGGACGCGCTGCGCGGCTTTGCCGTGCTGGGTTTGCTGATCGCGCATTTCCCCTCCACCGGCGGGACGAATTTCGCGTTCTCCGATCCGCGTCTTCTGGGCTGGACGCCTTGGGAGATGGGGCTGTGGGGGACGCAAGCTGTCTTTATCGACGCGGTGATGCGCGGCGTGTTCGCCAGCCTTTTCGGCGCCTCCATGGCGATCATCCTGTCCGGCTCCGGCGACATGCTGACCCGGCGGGCGGGTTTTCTGGTGCGCTGTATCGGCCTTCTGGTGCTGGGCGTCGTGCATATGAGCCTTCTAGCCTGGTCCTCTGATATTCTGGCGATCTATGCGGTTGCGGGCATGGGCGTGCTGGTTCTGTCCTGGCTGCCGCCGCGCTATCTGTTCGCCTTCGCGGCTGTGGGATGGGCGGTTGTCGTGGCCTATGCCGGCTATCGCGACATCGCCACTGAAACCCCGACCTATGCCGAAATGATGGCGGTTCAGGCCGCCCATGCCGAGGGCTATTGGCCCCATGTCCAAGCCTCAGTTGAGACCTGGATCATGATGATGACCAATGCGTCGGTTCTGGGACGGATCGCGGAAGCGGGCGGCTATATGCTGCTGGGTCTGGGGCTGATGCGCTCGGGCGCGCTCAATCTCTCTTCGCAAACGCTGGTGCGCGTCGTCTCGATTGCGGGCGCTGCAGGCGTGGCGCTGGCTGCGGGCACGGCGATCCATGCGGCGCTGTCCGGCTTTGTCTTTGACGCCAGCCTGCATCCGGTGATGCGCTTTTCAAAACCCTTCATCGTCATCGCCATGCTGGCGGGGTTCGTGCTGGCCATGCGGTCTGAGCTCTTTGCTCATGTCAGCAAAGTGATCTTCGAGCCGGTCGGCAAGATGGCGCTGACCGCCTATATGGGCAGCTCGCTGATGATGCTGTGGCTGTTCACCGGCTTCGGGCTGGAGCTTTATGGCCGCTTTGACCGCGTCGCCCTGTGGGGGCTGATGATCCCGGCGGGCGGTTTCATCATTGTGGCGTGCAATCTGTGGCTCTCCCGGTTCAAGCAAGGACCGATGGAGAAAGCGCTGCGCATGTTTGTGGATCACGGTACGGCGCTGATCGCGCCGGTGCTGCGGCCCCGCGCCAAGACCCTGCCGGCGGAGTAG
- a CDS encoding argininosuccinate synthase, with protein sequence MSQNIKKIVLAYSGGLDTSVILKWLQDAYQAEVVTFTADLGQGEELEPARRKAEKAGIKDIFIDDLREEFVRDYVYPMVRANAVYEGQYLLGTSIARPLISKRLVEIAHETGADAVAHGATGKGNDQVRFELGVAALDPSLKVIAPWREWDLNSRTKLIAYAEENGIEVPSDKRGEAPFSVDANLWHTSSEGKMLEDPAEEAFNEVCLRTCHPEDAPDQPEYVTIGFERGDAVSINGQAMSPATILTQLNDLGAKHGIGRLDLVENRFVGMKSRGIYETPGGTILMTAHRGIEQLTLDGGAMHLKDELMPKYAKLVYNGFWFSPEREMLQAAIDHSQRHVSGEVRLKLYKGNVLVVGRSSPSSLYSLEHVTFEEDDVYDQKDAEGFIRLNALRLKLLAQRKHRLGEND encoded by the coding sequence ATGAGCCAGAACATCAAGAAAATCGTGCTCGCCTATTCAGGCGGGCTGGACACTTCAGTCATCCTCAAATGGCTGCAGGACGCCTATCAGGCGGAAGTGGTGACCTTCACCGCCGATCTGGGCCAGGGCGAAGAGCTGGAGCCGGCGCGCCGAAAAGCCGAAAAGGCCGGCATCAAGGACATCTTCATTGATGACCTGCGCGAGGAATTCGTGCGCGACTATGTCTATCCCATGGTGCGCGCCAACGCCGTCTATGAAGGCCAGTACCTTCTGGGGACCTCGATCGCCCGGCCGCTGATCTCCAAGCGCCTGGTCGAGATCGCTCACGAAACCGGCGCCGACGCTGTCGCACACGGCGCCACCGGCAAGGGCAATGACCAGGTCCGGTTCGAGCTGGGCGTGGCGGCGCTGGACCCCAGCCTGAAAGTCATCGCCCCGTGGCGCGAATGGGATCTCAACTCGCGCACCAAACTGATCGCCTACGCCGAAGAGAACGGCATTGAAGTGCCGTCCGACAAGCGCGGCGAAGCGCCGTTCTCCGTCGATGCGAATCTGTGGCACACCTCATCTGAAGGCAAGATGCTCGAAGACCCCGCCGAGGAAGCCTTCAACGAGGTCTGCCTGCGCACCTGTCATCCTGAAGACGCGCCCGATCAGCCTGAATACGTCACTATCGGTTTTGAGCGCGGCGATGCGGTCAGCATCAACGGCCAGGCGATGAGCCCGGCGACCATCCTGACCCAACTCAATGATCTGGGCGCCAAGCACGGCATTGGCCGTCTGGATCTGGTGGAGAACCGGTTTGTCGGCATGAAATCGCGCGGCATTTACGAAACGCCCGGCGGGACGATCCTGATGACCGCCCATCGCGGCATCGAACAGCTGACCCTGGATGGCGGCGCCATGCACCTCAAGGACGAGCTGATGCCGAAATACGCCAAGCTTGTCTATAACGGCTTCTGGTTCAGCCCGGAGCGCGAAATGCTCCAGGCCGCGATCGACCACTCCCAGCGCCATGTGTCCGGAGAGGTCCGCCTGAAGCTCTACAAGGGCAATGTGCTTGTGGTCGGCCGGTCGTCGCCCAGCTCGCTCTACTCGCTTGAACACGTTACCTTCGAGGAAGACGATGTGTACGACCAGAAGGACGCGGAAGGCTTTATTCGCCTGAACGCCCTGCGCCTGAAGCTTCTGGCCCAGCGCAAGCACCGCCTGGGCGAAAACGACTAA
- a CDS encoding FtsK/SpoIIIE family DNA translocase, with amino-acid sequence MTMAADPSLDSDTPVRRKPGLIARVRTALIGAVMTALGAFVIVSMLSHNPLDPSLNAATGRAATNWMGEPGAVTSDLILQISGWAGAAAALALTGWGLILLVRGPRGRSKTVSAFRIISGFLGVCGFAMAVSALPMPANWPFATGLGGLVGDGLLGLIQTVTREINAPGGRVIAGVLGLTLAVFGVFFCFGLTVRDLTAARDAAELVWATVRVWIDQVLGAIPRAWGRGEIAVQTPASPDGRAETAPAFLKRDRRSGAEPARTPPRISRDPVDEDDDDYDDAAMTATGAPARPSPVKVARKKSVRESDREAREAQGALPFSGDSSGFELPRLDLLSPAPPRADTVDADALAQNAELLTGVLADFGVKGEVVQVRPGPVVTLYELEPAPGVKTSRVINLADDIARSMAAVACRVSVVPGRNAIGIELPNQHRETVFLRALLASKHFEAAKAELPMALGETIGGEPFTADLAKMPHLLIAGTTGSGKSVGVNAMILSLLYRLPPEECRMIMIDPKMLELSVYDGIPHLLSPVVIDPKKAVAALKWTVREMESRYLKMSKVGVRNMKGFNEKARQAREDNDVLSRTVQTGFDKESGEPVYETEIIEPDPMPYIVVVIDEMADLMMVAGKDIEGAIQRLAQMARAAGIHLIMATQRPSVDVITGTIKANFPTRISYQVTSKIDSRTILGEQGAEQLLGMGDLLYMAGGGRIRRLHGPFVSDREVEDVANYLKSQGTPEYLDAVTEDLDEEGGEGALDLVGGGSGDDLFDQAVAVVARDRKASTSYIQRRLQIGYNRAATLIERMEDEGMIGPADHAGKREIFLPEHGD; translated from the coding sequence ATGACCATGGCGGCCGATCCCTCTCTGGATTCCGACACCCCGGTGCGACGCAAGCCCGGGCTGATCGCGCGTGTCCGCACCGCGTTGATCGGCGCTGTCATGACCGCGCTGGGTGCGTTCGTGATCGTGTCCATGCTGAGCCATAACCCGCTGGACCCCAGCCTGAATGCGGCCACTGGACGTGCGGCGACGAACTGGATGGGCGAGCCGGGCGCCGTGACGTCTGATCTCATCCTGCAGATCTCGGGCTGGGCGGGCGCCGCCGCGGCGCTGGCCTTGACCGGCTGGGGGCTGATCTTGCTGGTGCGTGGCCCACGGGGGCGCTCCAAGACTGTGTCCGCCTTCCGGATCATCTCGGGCTTTCTGGGCGTGTGTGGATTCGCCATGGCGGTTTCGGCTTTGCCCATGCCCGCGAACTGGCCGTTCGCGACCGGGCTGGGCGGTCTGGTTGGCGACGGCTTGCTGGGCCTGATCCAGACTGTGACCCGCGAGATTAACGCGCCGGGCGGACGGGTGATCGCGGGCGTGCTGGGATTGACGCTGGCGGTGTTTGGCGTGTTTTTCTGCTTTGGTCTGACCGTACGGGACCTGACCGCGGCGCGGGACGCCGCCGAGCTGGTCTGGGCGACGGTCCGGGTGTGGATTGATCAGGTTCTGGGCGCCATTCCGCGCGCCTGGGGGCGTGGCGAGATTGCGGTGCAGACCCCCGCTTCGCCTGATGGCCGTGCGGAAACCGCGCCGGCCTTTCTCAAGCGTGATCGCCGGTCCGGCGCAGAGCCGGCGCGCACGCCGCCGCGCATCAGCCGCGACCCCGTTGATGAGGATGATGACGACTATGACGACGCGGCCATGACCGCCACCGGCGCGCCGGCGCGTCCCAGCCCTGTGAAGGTGGCGCGCAAGAAAAGCGTGCGCGAATCGGATCGTGAGGCCCGCGAAGCCCAGGGCGCCTTGCCGTTCAGCGGCGATTCCTCCGGGTTTGAATTGCCGCGCCTGGATCTTCTGTCGCCGGCGCCGCCGCGTGCGGATACCGTGGATGCCGACGCCCTGGCCCAGAACGCGGAGCTTCTGACGGGCGTGCTGGCGGATTTCGGCGTGAAGGGCGAAGTGGTGCAGGTGCGCCCAGGTCCTGTGGTGACGCTGTATGAACTGGAGCCCGCGCCCGGCGTGAAAACCAGCCGCGTGATCAATCTGGCCGATGATATCGCCCGCTCCATGGCGGCGGTCGCCTGCCGGGTCTCGGTCGTGCCAGGGCGCAACGCCATCGGGATTGAATTGCCCAACCAGCATCGCGAGACGGTGTTCCTGCGCGCGCTGCTGGCCTCCAAGCATTTCGAGGCCGCCAAGGCGGAGCTGCCCATGGCGCTGGGGGAGACCATTGGCGGCGAACCGTTCACCGCCGATCTCGCAAAAATGCCTCACCTTCTGATCGCGGGCACCACCGGTTCGGGTAAATCGGTGGGTGTGAACGCGATGATCCTGTCGCTTCTGTACCGGCTGCCGCCTGAAGAGTGCCGGATGATCATGATCGATCCGAAAATGCTGGAATTGTCGGTCTATGACGGCATTCCGCATCTTCTGAGCCCGGTGGTGATCGATCCGAAAAAGGCGGTGGCGGCGCTCAAATGGACCGTGCGCGAAATGGAGTCGCGCTATCTGAAAATGTCCAAGGTCGGCGTGCGCAACATGAAGGGCTTCAACGAGAAGGCCCGTCAGGCGCGTGAAGACAATGACGTGCTCAGCCGCACCGTTCAGACCGGTTTTGACAAGGAAAGCGGCGAGCCGGTCTATGAGACCGAGATCATCGAGCCTGATCCCATGCCCTATATCGTCGTGGTGATCGACGAGATGGCGGATCTGATGATGGTCGCCGGCAAGGATATCGAGGGCGCGATCCAGCGCCTGGCGCAAATGGCGCGCGCGGCGGGAATCCACCTGATCATGGCGACGCAGCGGCCGTCCGTGGACGTGATCACCGGCACGATCAAGGCGAACTTCCCCACACGGATCAGCTATCAGGTCACCTCCAAGATCGACTCGCGCACCATTCTGGGCGAGCAGGGCGCTGAACAGCTTCTGGGCATGGGCGACCTTCTGTACATGGCGGGCGGGGGCCGCATCCGGCGCCTGCACGGACCCTTCGTGTCGGATCGCGAAGTCGAGGATGTGGCCAACTACCTCAAATCCCAGGGCACGCCGGAATATCTCGACGCAGTCACCGAGGACCTGGACGAAGAGGGCGGTGAGGGCGCGCTGGATCTTGTGGGCGGCGGATCCGGCGATGACCTGTTTGATCAGGCCGTCGCCGTGGTCGCGCGCGACCGCAAGGCGTCCACCAGTTATATCCAGCGCCGTCTTCAGATCGGCTATAATCGCGCCGCGACCTTGATCGAGCGCATGGAGGATGAGGGCATGATCGGCCCCGCCGACCATGCCGGCAAGCGCGAGATTTTCCTGCCTGAACACGGCGACTGA
- a CDS encoding GAF domain-containing protein yields MTEAPKGPCCSIIAEPSRLDALEALMRQGIENREDLDDLARLTAFAFKAPICVISLVSDTAVHFVGKFGLDACAVALDESMCTQVVCENAPVELLNLSTHPEFSAHPAAVDPPFVRAYCGLPLMSPEGLTIGAVAIVDTAPFFRFSDEDREALNAATQVARRLIFGDRLDEAHSEAAE; encoded by the coding sequence GTGACCGAGGCGCCCAAGGGGCCATGCTGTTCCATCATCGCCGAGCCGTCCCGCCTGGACGCGCTCGAAGCCTTGATGCGTCAGGGGATCGAGAACCGTGAGGATCTGGATGATCTGGCGCGGCTGACGGCGTTCGCCTTCAAGGCGCCGATCTGCGTGATCTCGCTCGTCAGCGACACGGCGGTTCATTTTGTCGGCAAGTTTGGTCTGGATGCGTGCGCGGTCGCTCTCGATGAGTCCATGTGCACCCAGGTGGTGTGTGAGAATGCGCCTGTCGAACTCTTGAACCTCTCCACCCATCCTGAATTCAGCGCGCATCCGGCAGCCGTCGATCCGCCCTTCGTGCGCGCCTATTGCGGTCTGCCGCTGATGTCGCCAGAGGGGTTGACCATCGGCGCCGTGGCGATTGTGGACACCGCGCCCTTCTTTCGGTTTTCTGATGAGGACCGCGAGGCGCTCAACGCGGCGACTCAAGTGGCGCGGCGTCTGATCTTTGGCGACCGGCTCGACGAGGCTCACTCCGAAGCGGCGGAATAG
- a CDS encoding SdpI family protein codes for MIRKGFLYALPPITLILALSIWGWIGVGDATQIPVHFGMDGAPDRMGGKLEGFVLLPALALALCGLFALMPLIDPRGDNLRRSAPAVLTAWAGVLWVLAAAQALITLTALDHLQTLENPGVLVGFASTVLLAVLGNVLSKTRPNWLVGIRTPWTLSSDKSWDVTHRWGGRLMMLGGSISAACFLFAPTPVAFAALGVTVSVVVGVSLALSYWVWKTDPDREVYSAASE; via the coding sequence CCGCAAAGGTTTTCTGTACGCCTTGCCGCCGATCACGCTCATTTTAGCCCTGTCAATTTGGGGGTGGATCGGCGTCGGAGACGCCACGCAAATCCCGGTTCATTTCGGGATGGACGGCGCCCCTGACCGCATGGGCGGCAAGTTGGAGGGGTTCGTGCTGTTGCCTGCTCTGGCGCTGGCTCTATGCGGCCTGTTCGCCCTGATGCCGCTGATTGATCCGCGCGGCGACAATTTGAGACGATCCGCGCCCGCCGTCCTGACGGCCTGGGCGGGGGTGTTGTGGGTTCTGGCGGCGGCGCAAGCCCTGATCACGCTGACGGCGCTTGATCATCTGCAAACACTGGAGAATCCAGGCGTTCTTGTCGGCTTCGCCAGTACGGTGCTCCTGGCTGTTTTGGGCAATGTGCTGTCCAAGACCCGTCCGAACTGGCTGGTCGGCATCCGCACGCCCTGGACACTCTCCTCTGACAAGTCCTGGGACGTCACCCATCGCTGGGGCGGACGTCTGATGATGCTGGGCGGGTCAATCTCGGCGGCATGTTTTCTGTTCGCGCCCACCCCGGTCGCTTTTGCAGCTCTGGGGGTGACTGTCAGCGTTGTGGTCGGGGTCAGTCTGGCGCTGTCTTACTGGGTCTGGAAAACCGACCCGGACCGGGAGGTCTATTCCGCCGCTTCGGAGTGA